The genomic DNA TTTGCTTAATTTGGTGTAACCCTTTACTTGCTTTATTTAAATATGGCACTTAAAAAAATTCAGCAgatatttttcctcctttcctatTAACTTCACATGGATTATTCCTAGAAAAGCATGTTGGTAAATTTGGATTTAGTTTATAGAAGTAGTTTAGCTCAGTGATTAGCAActgataaattcttagaaagagTAGTACATGTATTTGAAATAAAGGTAGTAGGCTGCAAGGCTGACCTCTGTATGAGAGGAGATAAGAATTTATTTTACGGTTTGGAAAGAATGTCACTTTTTGATGGTGAGATTGAGGGAAGTATTTGAGGGAAGTGGTAAAACaagaaattatttattgagtAGGATAGACTTTGCTTGTATCCTTGTAAATAATCTCCTAAAATAAATTAGACAAATTTGAAGTTTAGATTTCACTATATCCTTAATTTATAAAGTCCTGAATTAAGCAAAAGTTACTAAAAAAGttgaatttcatttcattttaattaataaattaattaattccaTTTTAAGTATCAGCAGCCTGAATTACAAGCTAAGTGTTTCTGATATGCAACGTGTGAGATGCAAAAAGCCTAGTTAATTATTATCCCAAAATCGGTTACAAATGCAGAAACCACACATCTTTAGAAACAACAGTACATTTTATTCACTACACATTTTAATCTCTTTTCCCTATCTGCTCTAAGAAAGTTGGATGACTGTAGAATGAACAAACCATAAGCACTCAGAAGGAAATAATGGTTAAAATAATCGGGGAAACAGCATCTTTATTTTAGATAATGTTCTTAATTAAGCGTTTTTGCTTAGGTAGATAATTTGTCCAGGCAATTGTTCACCCATTCAGTCCATTTTGTGAAATAGGACAGAGAAACTTGTTATTGAACCCCCAGAAATTCTGTCCCTCCATGTCCAGACAACTTCAAATTCTTGGTTCTTTCTTAAAGGAAGTCCAATTTCAGTTGTACGTCACTTTGTGGAACAGATGATTTTCTGAAGGCTATAAGTGTGGCTCCCTTAAATTACACTTTATTTCTCTGTTATATTCTTAGAATCATCTTTAAATAATATGTACTAAGgttgaaaataaaatgcataatcaAACAAACATTTGTaagtacatattttattatatattgtaattatatattttaaatagaagatCTTTAGACACATTTTGGATAATACTTAAATATGTCAAATggcaaaaatattgaaatgaaaTATGGCCCTACAACCTATCAATTGACACTGGATTTGCAGCATAGGGAGTTAAGTCCTGACTAATGCCCTTACATTTAGCATATATCTTAACACTATTTGAATAAACACTAGCCACTAAATTCCTAATCCTTATTTTGAGTACTTTCTGACTTACTATTTAATATCCATCTAAGGCTATTTGTTTCTTTATGATCCTTAGAGTAGAAACATGAATTATTCTTTGGAGCAGAGTGAAAATATCACACCTATAAGGCTGTACTTATTTCATACAGTAATCCTTCCTTTTACTCAGTCACTACCAGTGGAGAATATTTTGCAGTGTAAATATCAAAACAAGTTTATGAATCCTGTTGAATCCTTATATACTGTTTCAATTCTGAAATACAAAGCAGATTTATACTTCCTTTTAAAAGCGTGGTTATaatgaaaagatcaattttcttgagacaattttatttcttaaaaaagacTAATCCTCATGTAGTGGGTTACTTTTATCATAATAGTAGGCTTTATTGTAACAGTTCCTTAaccaaaattattaaattttctagAAAACCATCTTGTTTGTGTCTTATTCAGATAGCTTGTGTTGCAACTTAGTTCACTATGActtctgatttatgttttaagaACAGATATTTCAGCCCAAAAGACTTTCTTTAGAGCAGCCTTCATCTCATTGTTCCTGAGGCTATAAATTAGAGGATTGCAGAGGGGTGTTATTACAGAATAAAATAAGGTCACAATTTTTTGCACTTTCACTGGGTGTCCTGATCCAGGACTAACATACATCACCATAACAGAAccaaaaaacagaattaccacagCCAGATGAGAagcacaagtagagaaagccttgCGTTTGCTGGCTGCTGAGGGCATCCTTAACACAGCCAGAATCACCAGCGCATAGGAGCAAAGGATGAAGAGAAAGGTGCCAGTCATGAAAACAGCATTGAAAGCAGAGTAAATGAGTTGTGTGGTGGTGTCTTCAGAACAGGACAGCATCATCAATGGGACAGGATCACACATAAAATGGTCAATGACATTTGGGTTGCAAAAGGGCAACTGTGAAATGAGAACAACAGGGGTTAGGAAGAGAATGAACCCACAGGACCACCCAAAGATGACGAGGCCAGTGTAGAGCTCTTTAGTCATGATGCATGGGTAATGCAGAGGACGGCAGATGGCAAGATACCTGTCAAAGGCCATGATGCAAAGGTAGAAGCCCTCATCACACccgaaagagaagaagaaatagaactgTGCAAAACAACTCACGAAGGAGATGGACTTGCTTGAGGACAGGAAGTTGGCCAACATATTAGGGACGGTTGTGGTGACATAACATATTTCCAGGAAAGAGAAATTCCCCAAGAAGATGTACATGGGGGTGTGAAGGCGCTGATCCCACCGCACAGCACAGACAATGGCTGTGTTCGCCATCAGGGTCAGGATATAGGCTGCTGAGAAGAGCCCGAAGTAGAGGAGCTGCATTTCTGGGCTTGAGGAAAAGCCCAGGAGGATAAAGTGGGTAACAGAGTGGGTGGTTTCCCTGCTGGACATATTCATTAATCTGGAAGACATGGGATGACAGAAGTTACTGAACTTTAACAgagtatattgattcttcctgaAAAATCCTAATTTCATTACCATTTTGAGGAGATTAAGTAATAAACAATGAGTTTTGTTTTAAAGCACCCAAACTGTGATCATCATAACCTATTGCCTAAGAGTATGATTTCATTTtgatgttattgtttagtcaggtagtcatgtctgactctttggtgacctcatgcgctatagcccgccaggctcctctgtccatggaatttcccatgcaagaataccggaatggattgtcatttccttctccagggattcttcctgcattggtaggtggattctttactgctgagccaccagggaagaccttcaTTTTGATAAGAtgcaaataataatataaataagaaCATGGTTTGGCATAAACATTAAACTAGATTGGGATCCTGGATAACACGTAAGTGTAAAGTGTGTAATTCTGAGTCACAACCTTCTATgtgtgttttctcatctatttaccataaaaaagaatagtaCATACAAATCAGCATATGTGGAATTTCTAAAGTATTATGTAAAATTAGTTTTTTGTAATTAGTGATAttgataatagcaaatgaaatttcAAAAGGCTCTGTCTCACTGAGATAACAAAGAAAGGATACAGGGAATATTTCTTTTTGTGCTTGTTTAAAACattgttcagagaaggcaatggcactccactccagtactcttgcctggaaaataccatggacacaggagcctggtaggctgcagtccatggggtcgctaagagtcagacatgactgagcaactttactttcacttttcactttcatgcactggagaaggaaatggcaacccactccagcattcttgcctggagaatcccagggacgggggagcctggtgggctgctgtctgtggggtctcacagagtcggacacaactgaaacgacttagcagcagcagcaagacattGCTAAGTAATGAtgaaaagggcttctctggtaccAGCACAGGTGGTATATTATGTGACTGTACTAAACACGTTTGGCGTACAAGAATGTTTTTTCTCTGTCCAGCCTGTTGGATTCAGTTCCACAGCACGAGAAGAGCCCTAACCTTTGGCACCTAAATATCTCAGCTTGAAAATTTTGATATCATCTCATGAACATGAGAACTAGATATGCCACTTGGGGCAACGGACCTTAAGGAGAGCAACTACTTGGAGTGACTGCCCTGTTGAATGT from Ovis aries strain OAR_USU_Benz2616 breed Rambouillet chromosome 7, ARS-UI_Ramb_v3.0, whole genome shotgun sequence includes the following:
- the LOC101121354 gene encoding olfactory receptor 11G2-like, with the protein product MNMSSRETTHSVTHFILLGFSSSPEMQLLYFGLFSAAYILTLMANTAIVCAVRWDQRLHTPMYIFLGNFSFLEICYVTTTVPNMLANFLSSSKSISFVSCFAQFYFFFSFGCDEGFYLCIMAFDRYLAICRPLHYPCIMTKELYTGLVIFGWSCGFILFLTPVVLISQLPFCNPNVIDHFMCDPVPLMMLSCSEDTTTQLIYSAFNAVFMTGTFLFILCSYALVILAVLRMPSAASKRKAFSTCASHLAVVILFFGSVMVMYVSPGSGHPVKVQKIVTLFYSVITPLCNPLIYSLRNNEMKAALKKVFWAEISVLKT